One window of the Candidatus Methylomirabilota bacterium genome contains the following:
- a CDS encoding AMP-binding protein, protein MTPTADDLTTLPRLLQRNARERGARPAIREKDRGIWQTQTWKEYHDHVRDFTLGLAALGFRRGEKLSVIGDNRPRLYWAQLAAQALGGIAVPVYQDSIARELQYVWGHAEAAIIVAEDQEQVDKIISLRDQLPGLRHVIYDDGRGLAQYRFDWLKSFDEVEEMGRRYGAEHPGAFEAEVEQGRPDDVAMICYTSGTTGNPKGAMLTHANVVSTARTFMSAEDVRANDEWLCYLPMAWVGDSLYSLVLSLAAGFCCNCPESPETVQRDLRELGPTTVLAPPRIWENMLTSVQVRAADATPLKRRVYERFRRTAEEAEILRADGKPVPLGLRIMCALGEFFVYGPVRDQLGLRRARWAYTGGAPLGPDTFRFFRSIGVNLKQVYGSTESSALISIQPDAEANPTTAGRPCPGIEVKIADRGEVLIRSRGIFKGYYKAEEATREVVDGEGWFHTGDAGFLDPRGHLVIIDRAKDVGAMGDGEPFAPQFIENKLKFSPYIREAVAFGDQKPFVTAMVAIDLNTVGNWAERRGIPYTSYMDLSQKPEIRDLIREEIAKGNATLPESTRIRRFLLLTKDLEADDAEMTRTRKVRRRFVAEKYASVIDAFYSGGTAVELSTLITYEDGRQASIQSRVSIADVEAETLAHV, encoded by the coding sequence ATGACACCGACCGCCGACGACCTGACCACGCTGCCCCGACTGCTGCAGCGGAACGCGCGCGAGCGGGGCGCCCGCCCCGCCATCCGCGAGAAGGACCGCGGCATCTGGCAGACCCAGACCTGGAAGGAGTACCACGACCACGTGCGCGACTTCACCTTGGGGCTCGCCGCGCTCGGGTTCCGGCGCGGCGAGAAGCTCTCGGTGATCGGCGACAATCGCCCGCGGCTGTACTGGGCCCAGCTGGCCGCGCAGGCTCTCGGCGGCATCGCGGTGCCGGTGTACCAGGATTCCATCGCCCGCGAGCTGCAGTACGTATGGGGCCACGCCGAGGCCGCCATCATCGTGGCCGAGGACCAGGAGCAGGTCGACAAGATCATCTCGCTCCGGGACCAGCTCCCCGGCCTCCGTCACGTCATCTACGACGACGGGCGCGGGCTCGCCCAGTACCGCTTCGACTGGCTCAAGTCCTTCGACGAGGTCGAGGAGATGGGGCGCCGGTACGGGGCCGAGCATCCGGGCGCCTTCGAGGCCGAGGTCGAGCAGGGCCGGCCGGACGACGTGGCGATGATCTGCTACACGTCGGGCACCACCGGCAATCCCAAGGGGGCGATGCTGACCCACGCCAACGTGGTGTCCACCGCGCGCACGTTCATGTCCGCGGAGGACGTGCGGGCCAACGACGAGTGGCTGTGTTACCTGCCGATGGCCTGGGTGGGCGATTCGCTCTACTCGCTGGTGCTGAGCCTGGCCGCCGGCTTCTGCTGCAACTGCCCGGAGAGCCCGGAGACGGTGCAGCGGGACCTGCGCGAGCTGGGGCCGACCACCGTGCTGGCCCCGCCGCGCATCTGGGAGAACATGCTGACCTCGGTGCAGGTGCGCGCGGCCGACGCGACGCCGCTCAAGCGACGGGTGTACGAGCGGTTCCGCCGTACCGCCGAGGAGGCGGAGATCCTGCGCGCGGACGGCAAGCCGGTCCCGCTCGGCCTGCGGATCATGTGCGCGCTGGGGGAGTTCTTCGTGTACGGCCCGGTGCGCGATCAGCTGGGCCTGCGCCGCGCGCGCTGGGCCTACACCGGCGGCGCCCCGCTCGGCCCCGACACCTTCCGTTTCTTCCGCTCGATCGGGGTGAACCTCAAGCAGGTCTACGGCTCCACCGAGTCGAGCGCGCTGATCTCGATCCAGCCCGACGCGGAAGCCAATCCGACCACCGCGGGCCGGCCGTGCCCGGGCATCGAGGTGAAGATCGCCGACCGCGGCGAGGTGCTCATCCGCAGCCGCGGCATCTTCAAGGGCTACTACAAGGCGGAGGAGGCCACCCGCGAGGTGGTGGACGGCGAGGGGTGGTTTCACACCGGCGACGCCGGATTCCTCGACCCGCGCGGCCACCTGGTCATCATCGACCGGGCCAAGGACGTGGGGGCCATGGGCGACGGCGAACCCTTCGCGCCCCAGTTCATCGAGAACAAGCTCAAGTTCAGCCCCTACATCCGGGAGGCGGTGGCCTTCGGCGATCAGAAGCCCTTCGTGACCGCCATGGTCGCCATCGATCTCAACACGGTGGGGAACTGGGCGGAGCGGCGGGGCATTCCATATACGAGCTACATGGACCTCTCGCAGAAGCCGGAGATCCGGGATCTGATCCGGGAGGAGATCGCCAAGGGCAACGCCACCCTGCCGGAGAGCACCCGGATCCGCCGGTTCCTCCTGCTCACCAAGGACCTGGAGGCCGACGACGCGGAGATGACCCGCACCCGGAAGGTGCGTCGCCGCTTCGTGGCCGAGAAGTACGCCTCGGTCATCGACGCCTTCTACTCCGGCGGCACCGCGGTCGAGCTGAGCACGCTGATCACCTACGAGGACGGCCGGCAGGCCAGCATCCAGTCCCGGGTATCCATCGCCGACGTGGAGGCCGAGACCCTCGCCCATGTCTGA
- a CDS encoding branched-chain amino acid ABC transporter permease encodes MSELDWQFFALLLSNGILIGLMYALIALGFVLVYKATDAINFAQGEFVMIAGFVVAVGVGTYGAPLWLAITIGLVAMIAFGFGLERVMLRRLIGRPVIAVVMATIGLAAVLRGFGPLVWGAGTKSLPLPISEEPIILGPLFIPPIQLVGAGVSLLFLAGFTWFFLKSRRGIAMRAVADNQQVAMAMGINVERYFGLAWAMTGIVSALGGIVWGNLLGVDVQLSLVGLKVFPVVILGGLDSIPGAIVGGLIVGLVENLAAGYIDPYVGGGTKDFAPYVLMIIALMVRPYGIFGKAIIERI; translated from the coding sequence ATGTCTGAGCTCGACTGGCAGTTCTTCGCGCTGCTCTTGTCCAACGGCATCCTGATCGGGCTCATGTACGCCCTGATCGCCCTCGGGTTCGTCCTGGTCTACAAGGCCACGGACGCCATCAACTTCGCCCAGGGCGAGTTCGTCATGATCGCCGGCTTCGTGGTGGCGGTCGGGGTTGGCACCTACGGGGCGCCGCTGTGGCTGGCGATCACCATCGGGCTCGTCGCGATGATCGCCTTCGGCTTCGGCCTCGAGCGCGTGATGCTGCGGCGGTTGATCGGCCGGCCGGTCATCGCGGTGGTCATGGCCACCATCGGCCTGGCCGCGGTCCTGCGCGGCTTCGGCCCCCTGGTGTGGGGCGCCGGGACCAAGTCGCTGCCGTTGCCGATCAGCGAGGAGCCCATCATCCTGGGCCCCCTCTTCATTCCGCCCATCCAGCTCGTCGGCGCCGGGGTGAGCCTGCTGTTCCTGGCCGGATTCACCTGGTTCTTCCTGAAGAGCCGTCGGGGCATCGCGATGCGGGCGGTGGCCGACAACCAGCAGGTGGCCATGGCGATGGGGATCAACGTCGAGCGCTACTTCGGCCTGGCCTGGGCCATGACCGGCATCGTCTCCGCGCTGGGCGGCATCGTCTGGGGCAACCTGCTGGGCGTCGACGTGCAGCTCTCGCTGGTCGGGCTGAAGGTGTTCCCGGTGGTCATCCTGGGCGGTCTCGACTCGATCCCGGGGGCCATCGTGGGCGGCCTGATCGTGGGGTTGGTGGAGAACCTGGCCGCCGGCTACATCGACCCGTACGTCGGGGGCGGGACCAAGGACTTCGCCCCCTACGTGCTGATGATCATCGCGCTGATGGTCCGGCCGTACGGGATCTTCGGCAAGGCGATCATCGAGCGTATCTGA
- a CDS encoding branched-chain amino acid ABC transporter permease codes for MIHRESGLLKTTYQADMALYPLPVAKWAVGAIAVLAFVVVPLVLDEYYLSICNLISVAVVGALGLNILVGYTGQVSIGHGAFMSVGAYTAANLAVRLGAPFWISLPLGGLMAALIGAIVGVPSLRIKGLYLAIATLAGQLIIEWTINHVTWISGGVQASIEVPRPTVFGNPINTQREMYYFLLVFVVLAIAGVMNLMRTRVGRAFIAIRDQDIAAEIIGINIFKYKLLAFAISSFYAGVTGVLYTYYLGIANYEQFQITTSIDYLAMIIIGGLGSVLGSVFGAIFVTLLPIVIRSVMEAFGGFLFSSGAVLNIIPNLRLIIFGLLIIVFLVVEPEGLNRLWRNIRSYFRVWPFAY; via the coding sequence ATGATCCACCGCGAATCCGGCCTGCTGAAGACGACGTACCAGGCGGACATGGCACTCTATCCGCTGCCCGTCGCGAAGTGGGCGGTGGGGGCGATCGCGGTGCTGGCGTTCGTGGTCGTCCCGCTGGTCCTCGACGAGTACTATCTGTCCATCTGCAACCTGATCTCGGTTGCCGTCGTGGGCGCGCTCGGGCTCAACATCCTGGTCGGCTACACCGGCCAGGTGTCGATCGGCCACGGCGCGTTCATGTCGGTGGGCGCCTACACCGCGGCCAACCTGGCGGTGCGCCTCGGGGCGCCCTTCTGGATCTCGCTGCCCCTGGGTGGCCTGATGGCCGCGCTGATCGGCGCGATCGTGGGGGTGCCGTCGCTGCGCATCAAGGGCTTGTACCTGGCCATCGCCACCCTGGCCGGGCAGCTCATCATCGAGTGGACGATCAACCACGTGACGTGGATCAGCGGCGGGGTGCAGGCCTCGATCGAGGTGCCGCGCCCCACCGTGTTCGGCAACCCGATCAACACCCAGCGCGAGATGTACTACTTCCTGCTCGTGTTCGTGGTGTTGGCCATCGCGGGGGTGATGAACCTCATGCGCACCCGGGTGGGCCGGGCGTTCATCGCGATCCGCGATCAGGACATCGCGGCCGAGATCATCGGGATCAACATCTTCAAGTACAAGCTGCTGGCCTTCGCGATCTCGTCGTTCTACGCAGGAGTCACCGGGGTGCTCTACACCTACTACCTGGGCATCGCCAACTACGAGCAGTTCCAGATCACCACGTCCATCGATTACCTGGCCATGATCATCATCGGCGGCCTGGGCTCGGTCCTGGGCTCGGTGTTCGGGGCGATCTTCGTGACCCTGCTGCCGATCGTGATCCGCTCCGTCATGGAGGCGTTCGGCGGCTTCCTCTTCTCGTCGGGCGCGGTCCTGAACATCATCCCGAACCTGCGGCTGATCATCTTCGGCCTGCTGATCATCGTCTTTCTCGTTGTTGAGCCAGAGGGGCTCAACCGGCTGTGGCGCAACATCCGCAGCTATTTCCGGGTCTGGCCATTCGCGTACTGA
- a CDS encoding ABC transporter substrate-binding protein: protein MRAFLSVLTAVALAIGMVGFASAAEIVIGAQCDRTGPTQTVGVNLCPGFNDYIKLVNSKGGVMGHTIRADEVDMEYKVPPAVEAYERFKKEGAVTVSVYGTPQIYALTQKLTEDRIPGTSPGFGKAAAADGTKYPYIFPIAATYWSQAAASVKYAKDQMGGKLKGKKIAYIFYDNPAGREPLPVLEELQKLEGFEMRTFAVPPPGVEMGAQVLDIAQRYRADFVIAHLFGRSPSVSIKELKRVGYPLKKVVSFVWGAAEADVEAAGGYGVAEGYSALEFAGVGSDYPVLKEIREMYKKEGKPEPKEMKESVYYNRGVFLAAIHVEAITNALKAKPDGKITGADAKAGFEKIKDFTLGGLVPPLEITPTDHEGGGLVQVWQVSGGKWVKRTDWFRAYPEVVGKVIKEAK from the coding sequence ATGAGGGCATTCCTGTCAGTGTTGACCGCCGTTGCGCTCGCCATCGGCATGGTGGGCTTCGCGTCGGCGGCCGAGATCGTCATCGGCGCCCAGTGCGACCGCACCGGACCCACCCAGACGGTGGGCGTGAACCTGTGCCCAGGGTTCAACGACTACATCAAGCTCGTCAACAGCAAGGGCGGGGTGATGGGACACACCATCCGGGCCGACGAGGTCGACATGGAGTACAAGGTGCCGCCGGCGGTGGAGGCGTACGAGCGGTTCAAGAAGGAGGGCGCGGTCACCGTCTCCGTTTACGGCACGCCGCAGATCTACGCGCTGACCCAGAAGCTCACCGAGGACCGCATCCCGGGGACGTCGCCCGGCTTCGGCAAGGCGGCGGCGGCGGACGGCACCAAGTATCCCTACATCTTCCCGATCGCGGCGACGTACTGGTCGCAGGCCGCCGCGTCGGTGAAGTACGCCAAGGACCAGATGGGCGGCAAGCTCAAGGGCAAGAAGATCGCGTACATCTTCTACGACAACCCGGCCGGCCGTGAGCCGCTCCCGGTCCTGGAAGAGCTGCAGAAGCTCGAAGGCTTCGAGATGCGGACCTTCGCGGTGCCGCCGCCGGGCGTGGAGATGGGCGCCCAGGTCCTCGACATCGCCCAGCGGTACCGGGCCGACTTCGTGATCGCCCACCTGTTCGGCCGCTCGCCCTCCGTGTCGATCAAGGAGCTGAAGCGAGTGGGCTATCCGCTGAAGAAGGTCGTCAGCTTCGTGTGGGGCGCCGCGGAGGCCGACGTCGAGGCGGCTGGCGGCTACGGGGTGGCCGAAGGCTACAGCGCGCTGGAGTTCGCGGGGGTGGGCTCCGACTACCCGGTGCTGAAGGAGATCCGGGAGATGTACAAGAAGGAGGGCAAGCCCGAGCCCAAGGAGATGAAGGAGAGCGTGTACTACAACCGCGGCGTGTTCCTGGCCGCGATCCACGTCGAGGCCATCACCAACGCGCTCAAGGCCAAGCCGGACGGCAAGATCACCGGCGCCGACGCCAAGGCCGGCTTCGAGAAGATCAAGGACTTCACCCTGGGCGGCCTGGTGCCCCCGCTCGAGATCACCCCGACCGACCACGAGGGCGGCGGGCTCGTGCAGGTGTGGCAGGTGAGCGGCGGCAAGTGGGTGAAGCGGACCGACTGGTTCCGCGCGTATCCCGAGGTGGTCGGGAAGGTCATCAAGGAAGCCAAGTAA
- a CDS encoding ABC transporter ATP-binding protein, protein MLSLNNIEVIYDGVILVLKGVSINVREGGITTLLGANGAGKTTTLKAISGLLRSERGDVTKGSVEFGGERIDGLPPHEIVKRGLVQVFEGRRVFEHLSTEENLIAGAHVEADRRKVAEGIERVYEYFPRLRERRAVQAGYLSGGEQQMLAIGRALMSRPRVILLDEPSLGLAPMLVEEIFSIIQRLNREQKLTVLLVEQNATLALGIAEHGYVMENGRIVLEGSAEALQQNADIKEFYLGLTEVGARKSYRDVKHYKRRKRWLS, encoded by the coding sequence ATGCTCTCCCTGAACAACATCGAGGTCATCTACGACGGCGTCATCCTCGTCCTCAAAGGAGTGTCGATCAACGTGCGCGAGGGCGGGATCACCACGCTGCTGGGAGCCAACGGCGCCGGCAAGACCACCACGCTGAAGGCCATCTCCGGTCTGCTGCGGTCCGAGCGCGGCGACGTCACCAAGGGCTCGGTGGAGTTCGGCGGCGAGCGCATCGACGGGCTGCCCCCCCACGAGATCGTCAAGCGCGGCCTGGTGCAGGTGTTCGAGGGGCGCCGGGTCTTCGAGCACCTCTCGACCGAGGAGAACCTGATCGCGGGCGCCCACGTGGAGGCCGATCGTCGCAAGGTCGCCGAGGGCATCGAGCGCGTCTACGAGTACTTCCCGCGGCTGCGGGAGCGCCGCGCGGTGCAGGCCGGCTACCTCTCGGGCGGCGAGCAGCAGATGCTCGCGATCGGGCGCGCGCTGATGTCGCGCCCGCGGGTGATCCTGCTCGACGAGCCGTCGCTGGGGCTGGCTCCGATGCTGGTGGAGGAGATCTTCTCGATCATCCAGCGGCTCAACCGCGAGCAGAAGCTGACGGTGCTGCTGGTCGAGCAGAACGCGACGCTGGCCCTGGGCATCGCCGAGCACGGCTATGTCATGGAGAACGGACGCATCGTGCTCGAGGGCTCCGCCGAGGCCCTGCAGCAGAATGCGGACATCAAGGAGTTCTACCTCGGCCTCACCGAGGTGGGCGCGCGCAAGTCCTATCGCGACGTGAAGCACTACAAGCGCCGGAAGCGGTGGCTGAGCTGA
- a CDS encoding AMP-binding protein — MAELSVSAFTIYDLITRGAAVQGDAPAVIQGDRTLSFRQLRQRVDALAAGLAGLGIGPGERICVLAQNDAAYVELYGACARQGIVAYPINWRLTGPEVERVVERAQPRMMVIDQSTQPLVGEWLGGKAVPHRYRLTGAAGDGFETLAALYRSDAAPAAEVAPADAFAVISTAAVDVVPRGAVLSHANVITANLTAIGAMGLNERDRYLAALPLFHITALGMSLAHLHSGGAVVIVPRFDADEAVRLIDRHRVTHVSDFPPVLSSLLDAAEKTGSALPSLQHVSGLDAPQTIQRLHEKTTAQFWTGFGQSETTGFVTVQRVAEKPGASGRPVPAAQVRLVDDYDRDVPVGTPGEILVRGPLVFQGYFAQPDVTAHTFRGGWHHTGDVGRFEADGYLRYVKRKPEKELIKPGGENVYPAEVETVIMQMADVTGVCVYGIADAKWGEAIKAVVETKTAGRTPQEVIDFVGSKIARFKRPHAVVFTDALPRGADGAVDRDAVKARWGETQ; from the coding sequence GTGGCTGAGCTGAGCGTCTCCGCGTTCACCATCTACGACCTGATCACCCGGGGCGCCGCCGTCCAGGGCGACGCGCCGGCGGTGATCCAGGGCGACCGGACCCTGTCGTTCCGCCAGCTGCGGCAGCGGGTGGACGCGCTGGCTGCGGGGCTGGCCGGCCTCGGCATCGGCCCGGGCGAGCGCATCTGCGTGCTGGCCCAGAACGACGCGGCCTATGTCGAGCTGTACGGCGCCTGCGCGCGGCAGGGCATCGTCGCATACCCGATCAACTGGCGGCTCACCGGCCCCGAGGTCGAGCGGGTGGTGGAGCGCGCGCAGCCGCGGATGATGGTCATCGACCAGTCCACCCAGCCGCTGGTCGGCGAGTGGCTGGGCGGCAAGGCGGTGCCGCACCGGTATCGGCTCACCGGCGCGGCCGGCGACGGCTTCGAGACCCTCGCCGCCCTCTACCGCTCGGACGCCGCGCCCGCCGCCGAGGTCGCGCCCGCCGACGCCTTCGCGGTCATCTCCACCGCTGCGGTGGACGTGGTGCCGCGCGGCGCGGTGCTGAGCCACGCCAACGTGATCACGGCCAACCTGACCGCGATCGGGGCGATGGGCCTGAACGAGCGGGACCGCTATCTCGCCGCCCTGCCGCTCTTCCACATCACCGCGCTCGGCATGTCTCTCGCCCACCTGCATTCGGGCGGCGCGGTGGTGATCGTGCCGCGCTTCGACGCCGACGAGGCGGTGCGCCTGATCGATCGCCACCGAGTGACCCACGTCTCGGACTTCCCGCCGGTGCTGTCGAGCCTGCTGGACGCCGCCGAGAAGACGGGTAGCGCGCTGCCGAGCCTCCAGCACGTCTCCGGCCTGGACGCCCCGCAGACCATCCAGCGGCTGCACGAGAAGACGACGGCCCAGTTCTGGACCGGCTTCGGCCAATCGGAGACGACGGGCTTCGTGACCGTCCAGCGCGTGGCCGAGAAGCCGGGAGCCTCCGGCCGGCCGGTGCCCGCCGCGCAGGTGCGGCTGGTGGACGACTACGACCGGGACGTACCGGTGGGCACGCCGGGCGAGATCCTGGTGCGCGGCCCGCTCGTCTTCCAGGGCTACTTCGCCCAGCCCGACGTCACCGCCCACACCTTCCGCGGCGGCTGGCACCATACCGGCGACGTGGGCCGCTTCGAGGCCGACGGCTACCTGCGCTACGTCAAGCGCAAGCCCGAGAAGGAGCTGATCAAGCCGGGCGGCGAGAACGTGTACCCGGCCGAGGTCGAGACGGTCATCATGCAGATGGCCGACGTCACCGGGGTGTGCGTGTACGGCATTGCCGACGCCAAGTGGGGGGAGGCCATCAAGGCGGTGGTGGAGACGAAGACCGCCGGCCGCACGCCGCAGGAGGTGATCGATTTCGTGGGCTCGAAGATCGCCCGCTTCAAGCGGCCCCACGCGGTGGTCTTCACCGACGCACTGCCGCGCGGCGCGGACGGGGCGGTGGACCGCGACGCGGTCAAGGCGCGCTGGGGCGAAACACAGTAG
- a CDS encoding acyl-CoA dehydrogenase family protein yields the protein MKIFEEHHDLFRQAVRAFVQKEVEPHVEEWEAAGQIPKAIWPRMGELGFLGVEYDERYGGAGADVLTTAVLCEEMARSRCASLAMAVGVHTDMASPHLYWTGSEALKEKYLPAICRGEALTAIAVTEPGGGSDVAAIRTRARRDGDHYVLDGSKMFITNGVMADLYFVAARIASPQGGEGKKRHGGISMFLVERATPGFSVSRKLDKMGNRASDTAELAFQDMRVPAENLLGQAGGGFYEVMRVFQRERLVAGLHAVAGCERALADTIAYVQQRQAFDEPLSKKQVIRHKIADLATLIEAARWLTYAACLKFRDREDAVKEISMVKLFTAEMAQKVAYDCVQLHGGYGYMREYPIERFFRDIRLMTIGGGTSEIMKEIIAKQLAL from the coding sequence ATGAAGATCTTCGAGGAGCACCACGACCTCTTCCGTCAGGCGGTCCGGGCCTTCGTGCAGAAGGAGGTCGAGCCCCACGTCGAGGAGTGGGAGGCGGCCGGCCAGATCCCCAAGGCCATCTGGCCGCGCATGGGCGAGCTGGGCTTCCTCGGAGTGGAGTACGACGAGAGGTACGGGGGCGCGGGCGCCGACGTCTTGACCACCGCGGTGCTCTGCGAGGAGATGGCCCGCTCGCGCTGCGCCTCGCTGGCGATGGCGGTGGGCGTGCACACCGACATGGCGTCGCCGCATCTCTACTGGACGGGCAGCGAGGCCCTGAAGGAGAAGTACCTCCCCGCGATCTGCCGCGGCGAGGCGCTGACCGCCATCGCGGTGACCGAGCCGGGCGGGGGATCGGACGTCGCGGCCATCCGCACCCGCGCGCGCCGCGACGGCGATCACTACGTGCTGGACGGCTCGAAGATGTTCATCACCAACGGGGTGATGGCCGACCTCTACTTCGTGGCCGCGCGAATTGCCTCGCCCCAGGGGGGAGAGGGGAAGAAGCGGCACGGGGGCATCTCGATGTTCCTGGTGGAGCGCGCGACTCCCGGCTTCTCGGTGAGCCGCAAGCTCGACAAGATGGGCAACCGCGCCTCCGACACCGCGGAGCTGGCCTTCCAGGACATGCGGGTGCCCGCGGAGAACCTGCTCGGCCAGGCCGGCGGCGGATTCTATGAAGTCATGCGCGTGTTCCAGCGCGAGCGCCTGGTCGCGGGGCTGCATGCGGTCGCGGGATGCGAGCGAGCGCTCGCCGACACCATCGCCTACGTCCAGCAGCGCCAGGCCTTCGACGAGCCGCTCTCGAAGAAGCAGGTGATACGGCACAAGATCGCGGATCTGGCCACCCTCATCGAGGCGGCGCGGTGGCTCACCTACGCGGCGTGCCTGAAGTTCCGGGACCGGGAGGACGCGGTGAAGGAGATCTCCATGGTGAAGCTCTTCACCGCGGAGATGGCACAGAAGGTCGCGTACGACTGCGTGCAGCTGCACGGCGGCTACGGCTACATGCGCGAGTACCCGATCGAGCGCTTCTTCCGGGACATCCGGCTCATGACCATCGGCGGCGGGACCTCCGAGATCATGAAGGAGATCATCGCCAAGCAGCTCGCCCTCTGA
- a CDS encoding PfkB family carbohydrate kinase, producing the protein MDFVAVGHLTIDRTPRGPRPGGAAYYAAITAHRQGLRVGLLTSFGPDFPRDALPADIHVVNVPSERTTVFTIGPGRIAEGRRVRQLSVLSRAADLEAASLPEAWREASLGALCPVVAEVDPALAGAFSDTSLAALPQGWMRQRGPGGLVSPQPWEDADLVLPHVQSVVVSIEDIEPFQKEALEWFQRVPLGAVTRGAEGAVLFVNGERYGVEADRAVEVDETGAGDVFATALLIAYNRDGNAWDAAAAAACCAAASVEAEGVAGIPERAALGARIAAYRRRLGG; encoded by the coding sequence GTGGACTTCGTCGCGGTCGGCCACCTGACGATCGACCGGACGCCGCGGGGGCCCCGTCCCGGCGGCGCCGCGTACTACGCCGCGATCACCGCGCACCGCCAGGGCCTGCGGGTGGGCCTGCTGACCTCGTTCGGCCCTGACTTCCCGCGCGACGCGCTGCCCGCCGACATCCACGTGGTGAACGTGCCGTCCGAGCGCACCACCGTCTTCACGATCGGCCCGGGCCGCATCGCGGAGGGTCGACGGGTGCGTCAGCTCTCGGTGCTCTCCCGCGCCGCCGACCTGGAGGCCGCGTCGCTGCCGGAGGCGTGGCGCGAGGCGAGCCTGGGCGCGCTGTGCCCGGTCGTGGCCGAGGTGGACCCGGCCCTGGCCGGTGCCTTCTCCGATACCTCGCTGGCCGCCCTGCCGCAGGGGTGGATGCGCCAGCGTGGGCCCGGCGGCCTCGTGTCGCCGCAGCCGTGGGAGGACGCCGACCTGGTGCTGCCCCACGTGCAGAGCGTGGTGGTGAGCATCGAGGACATCGAGCCGTTCCAGAAGGAGGCGCTGGAGTGGTTCCAGCGGGTGCCGCTGGGCGCGGTCACCCGCGGGGCGGAGGGCGCGGTGCTGTTCGTCAACGGCGAGCGCTACGGCGTCGAGGCCGACCGCGCGGTGGAGGTGGACGAGACCGGGGCGGGCGACGTGTTCGCCACCGCGCTGCTCATCGCCTACAACCGTGACGGCAACGCGTGGGACGCGGCCGCGGCCGCGGCCTGCTGCGCGGCCGCCTCCGTCGAGGCCGAGGGCGTGGCGGGCATTCCGGAGCGCGCGGCGCTCGGGGCGCGCATCGCCGCCTATCGTCGCCGCCTCGGGGGCTGA
- a CDS encoding cyclophilin-like fold protein has protein sequence MADRKIRITVGTITSDAVLNDTKTAAAIWEALPLSIPGQTWGDEIYFGIPVKAKPENASEVVEKGDLAYWPPGSAFCIFYGPTPASQGDEIRAASPVTVFGRVLGDPTVFKPVRSGTTVRVERA, from the coding sequence ATGGCTGACCGCAAGATTCGGATAACCGTGGGCACGATCACCTCGGACGCGGTGCTGAACGACACGAAGACCGCCGCCGCCATCTGGGAGGCGCTGCCGCTCAGCATCCCGGGCCAGACGTGGGGCGACGAGATCTACTTCGGCATCCCGGTCAAGGCGAAGCCCGAGAACGCCTCCGAGGTCGTGGAGAAGGGCGATCTCGCGTACTGGCCGCCCGGCTCGGCCTTCTGCATCTTCTACGGTCCGACGCCGGCCAGCCAGGGTGACGAGATCAGGGCCGCGAGCCCGGTCACCGTGTTCGGCCGGGTGCTCGGGGACCCCACAGTATTCAAGCCGGTGCGCTCCGGGACCACGGTCCGGGTCGAGCGCGCCTGA
- the fsa gene encoding fructose-6-phosphate aldolase yields the protein MKIFLDSANINDLREGVAMGLVDGCTTNPSLIAKEKRPFRPLVEEICKVVPGDVSLEVVATDFDGMMKEGKELAQVAPNVVVKCPLTKDGLKAVKYLSGEGIRVNQTLCFSAPQALLSAKAGAVYISPFLGRLDDIGHVGMDLVRDICEIYGNYGFKTQVLAASIRSPIHVLDAAKAGAHVATMPFNVLEMLMKHPLTDIGLKKFLDDWNKLGEKI from the coding sequence ATGAAGATTTTCCTGGATTCGGCGAACATCAACGATCTCCGCGAGGGCGTCGCGATGGGCCTGGTGGACGGCTGCACCACCAATCCGTCGCTGATCGCCAAGGAGAAGCGCCCGTTCCGCCCGCTGGTGGAGGAGATCTGCAAGGTGGTGCCGGGCGACGTCAGCCTGGAAGTGGTCGCCACCGACTTCGACGGCATGATGAAGGAAGGCAAGGAGCTGGCCCAGGTGGCCCCCAACGTAGTGGTCAAGTGCCCGCTCACCAAGGACGGCCTCAAGGCGGTGAAGTACCTGAGCGGCGAGGGCATCCGGGTGAACCAGACGCTCTGCTTCTCGGCCCCCCAGGCCCTGCTCTCCGCGAAGGCGGGGGCGGTCTACATCAGCCCGTTCCTGGGCCGCCTCGACGACATCGGCCACGTCGGGATGGACCTCGTGCGGGACATCTGCGAGATCTACGGCAACTACGGCTTCAAGACCCAGGTGCTGGCCGCCTCGATCCGCAGCCCCATCCACGTGCTGGACGCGGCCAAGGCCGGCGCCCACGTCGCGACCATGCCCTTCAACGTGCTCGAGATGCTGATGAAGCATCCGCTCACCGACATCGGCCTCAAGAAGTTCCTCGACGACTGGAACAAGCTGGGCGAGAAGATCTAG